A section of the Cololabis saira isolate AMF1-May2022 chromosome 6, fColSai1.1, whole genome shotgun sequence genome encodes:
- the twist2 gene encoding twist-related protein 2 encodes MEEGSSCPASPVDSVVSSEEELDRQQKRFPRKRRLSKKCSEDSSGSSPGPLKRGKKPSPSSTQSYEELQNQRVLANVRERQRTQSLNEAFASLRKIIPTLPSDKLSKIQTLKLASRYIDFLCQVLQSDEMDSKMSSCSYVAHERLSYAFSVWRMEGAWSMSASH; translated from the coding sequence ATGGAAGAGGGCTCCAGTTGTCCGGCGTCCCCTGTGGATAGTGTGGTGAGCAGCGAGGAGGAGCTGGACCGGCAGCAGAAGCGCTTCCCGAGGAAGAGGAGGCTCAGTAAGAAGTGCAGCGAGgacagcagcggcagcagcccGGGCCCGCTCAAGCGGGGGAAGAAGCCCAGCCCGAGCAGCACGCAGTCCTACGAGGAGCTGCAGAACCAGCGCGTCCTGGCCAACGTCCGGGAGAGACAGAGGACGCAGTCTCTCAACGAGGCCTTTGCGTCTTTGCGCAAAATCATCCCCACGCTGCCGTCGGACAAACTCAGCAAGATCCAGACGCTGAAGCTGGCTTCCAGATACATAGACTTCCTCTGTCAGGTGCTGCAGAGCGACGAGATGGACAGCAAGATGTCCAGCTGCAGCTACGTAGCGCACGAGAGACTGAGTTACGCGTTCTCCGTGTGGAGGATGGAGGGCGCCTGGTCCATGTCAGCATCTCACTAG